Proteins from one Natrinema salinisoli genomic window:
- a CDS encoding CBS domain-containing protein, translating to MHDTIPVAEIMVEDVVTASPDATVTEAATLLRAESVSSVIVERDGEPVGILTEGDFATQLCERSHLGHVAVRDVMSTPLTAIEPTASIVDAVDLLRTTDIEHLPVVSSDEAATGGDDDPTPIEGDDAGELVGIVTTTELTYYVPQLAHRASESRQRHPRRRVRSDTLYERDDWDFDYRGADESTVSVGDVAQFSKTISDDDVEAFAEVTGDTNRVHLDAAYAAETRFGERIVHGVLANGLISAALARLPGLTIYLSQESSFRAPLSIGEHVTAVCEIVEDLGRAKYRVEATVFDGDDAIVLEGDAVVLVDDLPPIAARETDAATTQ from the coding sequence ATGCACGACACCATACCCGTCGCCGAGATCATGGTCGAGGACGTCGTCACCGCCTCGCCCGACGCGACCGTGACCGAAGCGGCGACGCTGTTGCGCGCCGAGAGCGTCAGTTCGGTGATCGTCGAGCGGGACGGCGAGCCGGTCGGCATTCTCACCGAGGGCGACTTCGCTACCCAGCTCTGCGAGCGGTCGCATCTGGGTCACGTCGCGGTGCGCGACGTCATGTCGACGCCGCTGACGGCGATCGAACCGACCGCATCGATCGTCGACGCCGTGGATCTGCTTCGAACGACGGACATCGAGCACCTGCCGGTCGTCTCGAGCGACGAGGCAGCGACCGGCGGGGACGACGACCCGACTCCGATCGAGGGGGACGACGCCGGCGAACTGGTCGGCATCGTCACGACGACCGAGCTCACGTACTACGTGCCACAGCTCGCCCATCGCGCCAGCGAGTCGCGCCAGCGGCACCCTCGCAGGCGCGTCCGGTCGGACACGCTGTACGAACGCGACGACTGGGACTTCGACTACCGCGGCGCGGACGAGTCGACCGTTTCGGTGGGCGACGTCGCCCAGTTCTCGAAGACGATCTCCGACGACGACGTCGAGGCATTCGCCGAGGTAACCGGCGACACCAACCGGGTCCACCTCGACGCGGCGTACGCCGCCGAAACCCGCTTCGGCGAGCGAATCGTCCACGGCGTCCTCGCGAACGGACTGATCAGTGCGGCGCTCGCTCGATTGCCGGGATTGACGATCTACCTCTCGCAGGAGAGTAGCTTCCGCGCACCGCTCTCGATCGGCGAGCACGTAACCGCCGTCTGCGAGATCGTCGAGGACCTCGGCCGGGCGAAGTACCGGGTCGAAGCGACCGTATTCGACGGCGACGACGCGATCGTACTCGAAGGTGACGCCGTCGTGCTCGTCGACGATCTCCCGCCGATAGCCGCCCGCGAAACCGACGCAGCGACGACGCAGTAG
- a CDS encoding RNA-binding domain-containing protein produces MSEIYRVDVEITAPVYDTEVTSRVVDAVANVFPNADLEEEFGEVRGETHTLDHFSDLLHRQEILDTARGEFFANREGDTFTFALKKQAAFEDYVNFSVGKPDELGEIAVRVRVEEPTLEEYVDHIAPPTEDGRPVDA; encoded by the coding sequence ATGAGCGAGATTTACCGCGTCGACGTCGAGATCACGGCACCGGTCTACGACACCGAAGTCACGAGTCGCGTCGTCGACGCCGTCGCCAACGTCTTCCCCAACGCCGACCTCGAGGAGGAGTTCGGCGAAGTTCGGGGCGAAACCCACACGCTCGATCACTTTTCGGACCTGCTCCACCGGCAGGAGATCCTCGACACCGCCCGGGGCGAGTTCTTCGCCAACCGCGAGGGTGACACGTTCACCTTCGCGCTGAAGAAACAGGCGGCCTTCGAGGACTACGTCAATTTCTCGGTCGGGAAACCGGACGAGCTCGGCGAGATCGCGGTTCGCGTTCGGGTCGAGGAGCCGACCCTCGAGGAGTACGTCGATCACATCGCGCCGCCGACGGAGGACGGGCGGCCGGTCGACGCCTGA
- a CDS encoding AAA family ATPase, which produces MHVIGTVGLPGSGKGEAATIAREDGIPVVTMGDVVRQETADRGLDPAKDHGTVAQALREENGPAAIAERSLPMIEDRLEAHDTVLVDGIRSDVEVDAFEERFGDAFTLISIEAPFEVRAERVDERGRDAGEADGGEGLAARDERERGFGMDDAMDRADVVVENTDSLEAFHERIRSIVRTGTDDGKHAEAEADP; this is translated from the coding sequence ATGCACGTCATCGGAACGGTGGGACTCCCCGGGAGCGGCAAGGGCGAGGCCGCCACCATCGCACGCGAGGACGGGATCCCGGTGGTAACGATGGGCGACGTCGTCCGCCAGGAGACGGCCGATCGCGGGCTCGACCCCGCGAAGGACCACGGGACGGTCGCGCAGGCGCTGCGCGAGGAGAACGGCCCGGCGGCGATCGCCGAGCGGTCGCTCCCGATGATCGAAGACCGACTCGAGGCCCACGACACGGTGCTGGTCGACGGCATCCGCTCGGACGTCGAGGTCGACGCCTTCGAGGAGCGGTTCGGCGACGCGTTCACGCTGATCAGTATCGAGGCACCGTTCGAAGTCAGGGCCGAGCGGGTCGACGAGCGCGGCCGAGATGCCGGCGAGGCGGACGGCGGTGAGGGGCTAGCCGCCCGCGACGAGCGCGAACGGGGCTTCGGGATGGACGACGCGATGGATCGGGCCGACGTCGTCGTGGAGAACACCGACTCGCTCGAGGCGTTCCACGAGCGGATCCGATCGATCGTCCGGACCGGAACCGACGACGGGAAACACGCCGAGGCCGAAGCCGACCCATGA
- a CDS encoding LVIVD repeat-containing protein: protein MVKGLAGTGLATSAVGSASGAGSDRSGGDDDALTLVAAAGVENAMEVVADDEYAYVATGRGMAIVDWEDPNEPDVVADIEASDPEAIGGDDRGATGGVLDVKVDDDLAIMAHDDGTGITTVDVSDPSDPEELAFYHTLDAVGVHNAFLTDETVYMTISGDRMIQDDAGVGVRIFGNAGVEIVDVEDPRRPERAATWYLHEALPDYADAGINPNHDLYEQDGFLYNAFWDAGVVVLDVDEPTDPSFVTQFGAAPDGDEELRPWRPREESRSEFFDAAFPSERYSAGEGNTHYVQPSPDGEYVYVGDEKFPGQVQENPPTEAFGGIRIFRTEELDDDGKQHVERVGYISPPDAEGLRTAHNFDVTDDYLHASWYNGGVRRYDVTDPSNPKAAGVYNPDGQSFWTAVASDDYTLGGIYGAGSDAHEGGVAILSSDD from the coding sequence GTGGTAAAAGGACTCGCTGGGACCGGCCTCGCAACCAGCGCCGTCGGCAGTGCGAGCGGTGCGGGCAGTGATCGATCCGGCGGCGACGACGATGCCCTGACGCTCGTTGCAGCGGCCGGCGTCGAGAACGCGATGGAAGTCGTCGCCGACGACGAGTACGCGTACGTGGCGACCGGCCGCGGAATGGCGATCGTCGACTGGGAGGACCCGAACGAGCCGGACGTCGTCGCGGACATCGAAGCGTCCGATCCGGAAGCGATCGGCGGTGACGACAGAGGGGCCACCGGTGGCGTACTGGACGTCAAGGTCGACGACGATCTTGCGATCATGGCCCACGACGACGGGACGGGAATCACGACGGTGGACGTGAGCGATCCATCGGATCCCGAGGAGCTGGCGTTCTATCACACTCTCGACGCGGTGGGTGTCCACAACGCCTTCCTCACCGACGAGACGGTCTACATGACGATCAGCGGAGACCGGATGATTCAGGACGATGCGGGCGTCGGCGTCCGAATCTTCGGGAACGCCGGCGTCGAAATCGTCGACGTCGAAGACCCGAGGCGTCCGGAGCGCGCGGCGACGTGGTACCTCCACGAGGCGCTCCCCGACTACGCGGACGCCGGTATCAACCCGAATCACGACCTCTACGAACAGGACGGGTTCCTCTACAACGCGTTCTGGGACGCCGGCGTCGTCGTCCTCGACGTCGACGAGCCGACCGATCCGAGCTTCGTCACCCAGTTCGGTGCGGCACCCGACGGCGACGAGGAACTCAGACCCTGGCGGCCCCGCGAGGAGAGCCGCTCGGAGTTCTTCGACGCGGCGTTCCCCTCCGAACGGTACTCCGCCGGCGAGGGCAACACGCATTACGTACAGCCGTCGCCCGACGGCGAGTACGTGTACGTCGGCGACGAGAAGTTCCCCGGACAGGTACAGGAAAACCCCCCGACCGAAGCGTTCGGGGGCATCCGAATCTTCAGAACGGAGGAGCTCGACGACGACGGCAAACAGCACGTCGAACGGGTCGGCTACATTTCCCCGCCGGACGCCGAGGGACTGCGAACCGCTCACAACTTCGACGTCACCGACGACTACCTCCACGCGTCCTGGTACAACGGTGGCGTCCGACGCTACGATGTCACGGATCCGTCCAATCCCAAAGCGGCGGGCGTCTACAACCCCGACGGCCAGTCGTTCTGGACCGCAGTCGCGAGTGACGACTACACGCTCGGCGGGATCTACGGCGCTGGCTCCGACGCACACGAGGGCGGCGTTGCTATCCTCTCCTCCGACGACTGA
- a CDS encoding NAD(P)/FAD-dependent oxidoreductase has protein sequence MSDETTADETTVIVVGGGPAGLSAALFTAKNGLETTVFDTDGTWMHKAHLFNYLGIGSVGGSEFMATARQQVDDFGVDRRQGEEVTAVSEAGDGFAVETEDGEYEADFVVLATGANRDLAEDLGVAFAEDETVDVGVEMETSVAGVYATGAMVRPEEWQAAIAVGDGAAAGLNILSNVRGEHYHDFDVPADAERVFGDLISE, from the coding sequence ATGAGCGACGAGACGACTGCGGACGAGACGACAGTGATCGTTGTTGGCGGCGGCCCCGCCGGACTGAGTGCGGCCCTCTTTACCGCGAAGAACGGCCTCGAGACGACCGTCTTCGATACGGACGGAACGTGGATGCACAAGGCGCACCTGTTCAATTACCTCGGAATCGGTTCGGTCGGCGGCAGCGAGTTCATGGCGACGGCCCGTCAGCAGGTCGACGACTTCGGCGTCGATCGCCGACAGGGCGAGGAAGTGACTGCGGTCAGCGAAGCCGGCGACGGCTTCGCGGTCGAGACCGAGGACGGCGAGTACGAGGCCGACTTCGTCGTCCTCGCGACGGGCGCGAACCGCGATCTCGCCGAGGATCTCGGCGTTGCGTTCGCCGAGGACGAGACCGTCGACGTCGGCGTCGAGATGGAGACCAGCGTGGCGGGCGTCTACGCGACCGGCGCGATGGTCCGCCCGGAGGAGTGGCAGGCCGCGATCGCCGTCGGCGACGGTGCCGCCGCGGGACTTAACATCCTGTCGAACGTACGTGGGGAACATTACCACGACTTCGACGTTCCCGCGGACGCAGAGCGCGTCTTCGGCGACCTGATCTCGGAGTAA
- a CDS encoding VOC family protein has protein sequence MSNESQNPVTPELPDSPVHTTGTDHITIWGSNEADTIEFYQDLLGMPLVLRQPNLDDPSQTHLFFDTGDGRILTFFVSDDRPSNRRGQRGGTGAVHHLCFSVDPDDYEDTMQALEDAGHQYNVFDRGIFHSIYTTDNNGLVIELSTDKYEVPDDRRGEVLAKAQELREEDGAEYAKDEHLRGAIEALGLELIEHDLPEASTGVGGVE, from the coding sequence ATGTCCAACGAATCACAGAATCCAGTCACGCCGGAACTGCCCGACAGCCCCGTCCACACGACGGGAACCGACCACATCACCATCTGGGGGAGCAACGAGGCCGACACGATCGAGTTCTATCAGGACCTCCTCGGCATGCCGCTGGTCCTTCGCCAGCCGAACCTCGACGACCCTTCGCAGACGCACCTGTTCTTCGACACCGGTGACGGCCGCATCCTGACCTTCTTCGTCAGCGACGACCGCCCGTCGAACCGGCGCGGTCAGCGCGGCGGAACCGGTGCCGTCCACCACCTCTGTTTCAGCGTCGACCCCGACGACTACGAGGACACGATGCAGGCGCTCGAGGACGCCGGCCACCAGTACAACGTCTTCGACCGGGGCATCTTCCACTCGATCTACACGACGGACAACAACGGCCTCGTCATCGAGCTCTCGACGGACAAGTACGAAGTACCCGACGACCGCCGCGGCGAGGTGCTCGCCAAGGCTCAGGAACTCCGCGAGGAAGACGGGGCCGAGTACGCGAAAGACGAGCACCTCCGGGGTGCCATCGAGGCGCTGGGCCTCGAACTCATCGAGCACGACCTGCCCGAGGCCAGCACCGGCGTCGGTGGTGTCGAATGA
- a CDS encoding alpha/beta hydrolase translates to MSADDRVDGPHQDQQLVTGGTDLANAEAALVLTHGRGATARGMIQMAAEFQQEGVAFLAPQAARQTWYPNSFLEPVERNEPGRSSGLQAISDAIDEANDAGIPTERVMLIGFSQGACLASEYLARNPRRYGGLAAFSGGLIGEELDDEYPGDLEGTPIFLGCSDVDPHIPEERVHDTADVFESMNADVTKRLYEGMGHGINEDEMQYVSGMVAELVD, encoded by the coding sequence ATGAGCGCGGACGACCGCGTCGACGGCCCGCATCAGGATCAGCAACTCGTTACGGGCGGTACTGACCTCGCAAACGCCGAGGCAGCCCTCGTGCTCACTCACGGCCGCGGGGCGACCGCTCGCGGCATGATCCAGATGGCCGCCGAGTTCCAGCAGGAGGGCGTCGCATTCCTCGCGCCGCAGGCTGCTCGCCAGACCTGGTACCCGAACTCGTTTCTCGAACCCGTCGAACGCAACGAGCCCGGTCGGTCCTCGGGCCTGCAGGCGATCTCCGACGCGATCGACGAAGCTAACGACGCCGGCATCCCGACCGAGCGGGTCATGCTGATCGGCTTCTCGCAGGGTGCCTGTCTCGCCAGCGAGTACCTCGCCCGCAACCCGCGGCGCTACGGCGGCCTCGCCGCTTTCAGCGGCGGCCTCATCGGTGAGGAACTGGACGACGAGTATCCCGGCGATCTCGAGGGGACGCCGATCTTCCTCGGCTGTAGCGACGTCGACCCGCACATTCCCGAGGAGCGGGTCCACGACACGGCCGACGTTTTCGAATCCATGAACGCTGACGTGACCAAGCGGCTCTACGAGGGGATGGGCCACGGCATCAACGAGGACGAGATGCAGTACGTCTCCGGGATGGTCGCCGAGTTGGTGGACTGA
- a CDS encoding universal stress protein produces the protein MAILVAYDGSEPAQKAVEHAFTTYPDEEIVLLRVIEAADGSTGAGIMAAQEWLRDREEEISTELPEEIAAIISDPDRDFRTETAVGKPAREIVRFAEDNDIDHVIIGSHGRSGLSRILLGSVAETIVRRSPVPVTVMR, from the coding sequence ATGGCAATCCTCGTCGCGTACGACGGCTCGGAACCCGCACAGAAGGCGGTCGAACACGCGTTCACGACGTATCCCGACGAAGAGATCGTGCTGTTGCGCGTCATCGAGGCCGCGGACGGCTCGACGGGAGCAGGGATCATGGCCGCACAGGAGTGGCTCCGGGACCGCGAGGAGGAGATCTCGACCGAACTGCCCGAGGAAATCGCGGCGATCATCAGCGATCCCGATCGCGACTTTCGGACCGAAACCGCGGTCGGGAAACCCGCGCGCGAAATCGTTCGCTTCGCGGAGGACAACGACATCGACCACGTCATCATCGGGAGCCACGGCCGGTCGGGGCTCTCGCGTATCCTACTCGGCAGTGTCGCCGAAACGATCGTCCGTCGTTCGCCCGTCCCGGTCACGGTGATGCGCTGA
- a CDS encoding VOC family protein has product MAATGFNHVTVYGDDVTELVDFYTRVFDLERVQAPNLGVPAAWLRCGDGQLHIVRRDTDAPRYHHFALTVDDFEAVYRLARADDLFDEHLAPDDGLPIFELPDGSVQMYLRDPAGNLIEVDWPTAATLDNAVTDQIVDRSDEHPQSEAQAQAELFVDS; this is encoded by the coding sequence ATGGCCGCAACCGGTTTCAACCACGTCACGGTGTACGGTGACGACGTCACCGAACTCGTGGATTTTTACACGCGAGTGTTCGATCTCGAGCGAGTCCAGGCACCCAACCTCGGCGTCCCGGCCGCATGGCTACGCTGCGGTGACGGTCAGTTGCATATCGTCCGTCGCGACACCGATGCCCCGCGATACCACCACTTCGCGCTGACGGTAGACGACTTCGAAGCGGTCTATCGGCTCGCTCGAGCGGACGACCTGTTCGACGAACACCTCGCTCCGGACGACGGACTCCCGATATTCGAACTTCCCGACGGGAGCGTCCAGATGTACCTTCGAGATCCGGCCGGCAATCTGATCGAGGTCGACTGGCCCACTGCTGCGACGCTCGACAATGCCGTCACGGACCAGATCGTCGACCGGAGCGACGAACATCCCCAGTCCGAAGCCCAGGCCCAGGCGGAGCTGTTCGTGGATTCGTAG
- a CDS encoding aminopeptidase, which produces MDPRIREHAEIIATHSVDLEAGDNVVVDAHPVAEDLVVALHEVIGDMGANPVTTSQRTGKRQQRAYLRSSDAEFDTPEHELALIQNTDVYIAIRATDNATQTSDVDPEISAAYQQAQRPILEERLSKRWCLTQYPAPANAQLAEMSTEGYENFVWDAVNKDWDEQREHQEHMVEIMDPAEEVRIVSGDTTDVTMSVAGNPTINDHGEHNLPGGEVFTAPQPDSVEGEVLFDMPLYHQGREITDVYLEFEGGEVVSHSAAKNEEVLTEVLNTDVGARRLGELGIGMNRDIDRFTYNMLFDEKMGDTVHMAVGRAYDDTVGEGNEANDSAVHVDMIVDMSEDSFIEVDGEVVQRDGTFQFEDGFEE; this is translated from the coding sequence ATGGACCCCCGAATCCGCGAACACGCTGAGATCATCGCCACCCACTCGGTCGACCTCGAGGCGGGCGACAACGTCGTCGTCGACGCCCACCCGGTCGCCGAGGACCTTGTCGTCGCCCTCCACGAAGTGATCGGTGATATGGGAGCGAACCCGGTCACGACGAGCCAGCGAACCGGAAAGCGCCAACAGCGGGCGTATCTGCGTTCCTCCGATGCGGAGTTCGACACTCCCGAACACGAGCTCGCGCTCATTCAGAACACGGACGTCTACATCGCCATCCGCGCCACGGACAACGCCACCCAGACCAGCGACGTCGATCCCGAAATCAGCGCGGCCTACCAGCAGGCCCAGCGGCCGATCCTCGAGGAACGGCTCTCCAAGCGCTGGTGTCTCACCCAGTACCCCGCACCGGCCAACGCCCAGCTCGCCGAGATGAGCACGGAAGGGTACGAGAACTTCGTCTGGGACGCCGTCAACAAGGACTGGGACGAACAGCGCGAACATCAAGAACACATGGTCGAGATCATGGATCCCGCCGAGGAGGTCCGGATCGTCAGCGGCGACACGACCGACGTGACGATGTCCGTCGCCGGCAATCCGACGATCAACGACCACGGCGAACACAATTTGCCGGGAGGAGAAGTCTTCACCGCCCCCCAGCCCGACAGCGTCGAGGGCGAGGTCCTGTTCGACATGCCGCTGTACCATCAGGGCCGGGAGATCACGGACGTGTATCTCGAGTTCGAGGGCGGCGAGGTCGTCTCCCACTCGGCGGCGAAGAACGAGGAAGTACTGACGGAGGTTCTGAATACGGACGTCGGTGCGCGCCGGCTGGGCGAACTCGGCATCGGGATGAACCGCGATATCGACCGGTTCACCTACAACATGCTCTTCGACGAGAAGATGGGCGATACGGTCCACATGGCCGTCGGCCGCGCCTACGACGACACCGTCGGCGAGGGCAACGAGGCCAACGACTCCGCGGTCCACGTCGACATGATCGTCGACATGAGCGAGGACTCGTTCATCGAAGTGGACGGCGAGGTCGTCCAGCGGGACGGGACGTTCCAGTTTGAAGACGGCTTCGAGGAGTAG
- a CDS encoding M14 family zinc carboxypeptidase: MDGEGTTDEMTTTIETGTGSEHETAAGRVTLRTTHPGGNGRVLEVDGDTIRLEPEIRDSTRRWFYWYVDVESDVDQTLRFEFPRDEVIGPRGPAVRTAMPCGDPIGNGAWNEWRWLGADHRIDATAFRYAFEAGEETQFALSFPYQRADFDAFAFEYEPDARLSLETLTTTAGGRDVPVVRLGPSDADHHVALAARHHACESTASYVLEGVLRELLESEAAGSLLETHRVHAYPFGDLDGVERGDQGKYRGPHDHNRDYVDANGITELSPLYPTTSAIADDLRSLESLALAVDFHCPFKWGGDINDRPFFVTEPSTASDSLRRLATIFEETTQARSSTDEPTLTYDATPGVGLASFDSQSGLLHTFQRYCSQLGAEPAVSLEVPYVGTATDPVTPSTARRFGRDLAVALEAWTPSDSR; encoded by the coding sequence ATGGACGGCGAGGGGACGACCGACGAGATGACGACTACGATAGAGACAGGCACCGGCTCGGAACACGAGACGGCGGCCGGTCGGGTAACGCTGCGAACGACGCACCCCGGCGGCAACGGGCGCGTCCTCGAGGTCGACGGCGACACGATTCGACTCGAGCCCGAGATCCGGGATTCGACCCGGCGGTGGTTCTACTGGTACGTCGACGTCGAGAGCGATGTGGACCAAACGCTCCGGTTCGAGTTTCCCCGCGACGAGGTGATCGGCCCCCGCGGGCCGGCAGTGCGAACGGCGATGCCCTGCGGCGATCCGATCGGGAACGGCGCGTGGAACGAGTGGCGCTGGCTCGGTGCCGACCACCGTATCGACGCGACGGCGTTCCGATACGCGTTCGAGGCCGGCGAGGAGACGCAGTTCGCGCTGTCGTTCCCCTATCAGCGCGCCGATTTCGACGCGTTCGCGTTCGAATACGAGCCGGACGCACGACTGTCTCTCGAGACGCTGACGACGACTGCGGGCGGCCGAGACGTCCCAGTCGTCCGACTCGGGCCGTCCGACGCCGACCACCACGTCGCGCTCGCGGCCCGCCATCACGCCTGCGAATCGACGGCCTCGTACGTTCTCGAGGGCGTCCTCCGAGAACTCCTCGAGAGCGAGGCGGCGGGGTCGCTGCTCGAGACCCATCGGGTCCACGCCTACCCGTTCGGCGATCTCGACGGCGTCGAGCGCGGCGACCAGGGAAAGTACCGCGGACCTCACGACCACAATCGGGATTACGTCGACGCGAACGGGATCACCGAACTCTCACCGCTGTACCCGACCACGTCGGCGATCGCCGACGACCTGCGATCGCTCGAGTCTCTCGCGCTCGCGGTCGATTTCCACTGCCCGTTCAAGTGGGGCGGCGATATCAACGACCGGCCGTTCTTCGTGACCGAGCCGTCGACCGCGAGCGATTCGCTCCGACGGCTCGCCACGATATTCGAAGAAACCACGCAGGCCCGTTCGTCGACCGACGAGCCGACACTCACCTACGACGCGACTCCGGGCGTCGGACTGGCCAGTTTCGACAGTCAATCGGGGTTGCTGCATACCTTCCAACGGTACTGTTCGCAGCTGGGTGCCGAGCCGGCCGTCTCGCTCGAGGTTCCCTACGTCGGAACGGCGACGGATCCCGTGACGCCGTCGACTGCACGGCGGTTCGGGCGGGATCTGGCCGTCGCGCTCGAAGCGTGGACGCCGTCGGATAGTCGCTAA
- a CDS encoding threonine aldolase family protein: MIDLRSDTVTTPDDSMREAAATADVGDDVYGEDPTVNELEARVADRLGTEAALYFPTGTMANQTAARVHTEHGQEVVADRQSHVVKYELGGLAQHSGLQVRMLDTDRGVPSPEQVATAVIDEDLHRPGTGLLCLENTHNARGGLAIDSGKIDAAATAARERDVPVHLDGARLFNAATALEVPVTELTAPVDSVMVSLSKGLGAPVGSMLAGSEAFVERARRTRKLFGGGMRQAGIIAGPALEALENVDDLETDHENARLLAAGLDDVDGFDVQEPETNIVLADVSETGLEPAGVLDRLRDRDVLATPFGPTTIRFCTHRDVAREDIERALERIEASFG, encoded by the coding sequence ATGATCGATCTGCGCTCCGACACCGTCACGACGCCCGACGACTCGATGCGCGAGGCAGCGGCCACCGCCGACGTCGGGGACGACGTCTACGGCGAGGACCCGACCGTGAACGAACTCGAGGCCCGCGTCGCCGACCGGCTCGGGACCGAGGCGGCGCTGTACTTCCCGACGGGGACGATGGCGAACCAGACCGCGGCCCGCGTCCATACCGAACACGGACAGGAGGTCGTCGCCGATCGCCAGAGCCACGTCGTGAAGTACGAACTCGGCGGGCTGGCTCAGCACTCGGGACTACAGGTGCGGATGCTCGATACCGATCGTGGGGTCCCCTCCCCCGAGCAGGTCGCCACAGCGGTGATCGACGAAGACCTGCATCGGCCCGGAACCGGCTTGCTCTGTCTCGAGAACACGCACAACGCTCGCGGCGGACTCGCGATCGACTCCGGAAAAATCGACGCGGCGGCGACGGCGGCCCGCGAGCGCGACGTTCCCGTCCATCTCGACGGTGCGCGGCTGTTCAACGCCGCGACGGCGCTCGAGGTCCCGGTCACCGAACTCACGGCTCCCGTCGACTCGGTCATGGTCTCGCTCTCGAAGGGACTCGGCGCGCCCGTCGGCTCGATGCTCGCGGGCAGCGAGGCGTTCGTCGAGCGCGCACGTCGAACTCGCAAGCTGTTCGGCGGTGGAATGCGACAGGCCGGGATCATCGCGGGCCCCGCGCTCGAAGCCCTCGAGAACGTCGACGACCTCGAAACCGATCACGAGAACGCGCGCCTCCTGGCCGCTGGACTCGACGACGTCGACGGGTTCGACGTCCAGGAGCCGGAGACGAACATCGTCCTCGCGGACGTCTCCGAGACGGGACTCGAGCCGGCGGGCGTCCTCGATCGCCTCCGCGATCGAGACGTGTTGGCGACGCCCTTCGGACCGACGACGATCCGCTTCTGTACGCACCGCGATGTCGCTCGCGAGGATATCGAGCGGGCGCTCGAACGGATAGAAGCGTCGTTCGGTTGA
- a CDS encoding metallophosphoesterase: MIAIFSDTHSSGGHELEGEALIAAREADTVIHAGDFTSETALEAFQTECDRLFAVHGNADSAAVRDRLPTARVVEAGGARFAVTHRRDGGETGLAMFGRSRDADVVVFGHSHRPTVVETEDAVLLNPGSHADPRGNRPGFATLEPGEEGAGTLEGEIREPDGTVLETFEILTE; this comes from the coding sequence ATGATCGCGATCTTCTCCGACACGCACAGCAGCGGCGGCCACGAACTCGAGGGCGAGGCCCTGATCGCGGCCCGCGAGGCCGACACCGTCATTCACGCCGGCGATTTCACGAGCGAGACGGCGCTCGAGGCCTTCCAAACGGAGTGCGACCGCCTGTTCGCGGTCCACGGCAACGCCGACAGCGCGGCGGTTCGCGACCGGCTGCCGACGGCCCGCGTCGTCGAGGCGGGCGGTGCCCGGTTCGCCGTCACTCATCGCCGGGACGGCGGCGAAACCGGCCTCGCGATGTTCGGGCGGTCTCGAGACGCCGACGTCGTCGTCTTCGGGCACAGCCACCGACCGACGGTCGTCGAGACCGAGGACGCCGTCCTGCTGAATCCCGGGAGCCACGCCGACCCGCGCGGAAATCGACCGGGGTTCGCCACACTCGAACCAGGGGAGGAGGGGGCGGGGACACTCGAGGGCGAGATTCGAGAGCCGGACGGAACGGTCCTCGAGACGTTCGAGATTCTGACGGAGTAA